A part of Synchiropus splendidus isolate RoL2022-P1 chromosome 19, RoL_Sspl_1.0, whole genome shotgun sequence genomic DNA contains:
- the trip10a gene encoding cdc42-interacting protein 4 homolog isoform X2: MDWGTELWDQYDIIEKHTQSGLELVEKYVKFVKERTEIEQNYAKQLRNLSKKYNSKRSSKDEPDCRLSSYQSFLDILNEMNDFAGQRELIAENMMMNICIDLTKYLQELKQERKLYLMEAKKAQQSLESTYKQLDSSKKRFEREWREAERAAQYADKTDQDINATKADVEKAKQQAHMRAHIAEECKNDYAAQLQKFNKEQNQFYFSDMPQIFNKLQDLDEKRVRKLAQGYVLFSDTEKHVMPIIGKCLEGITKAGTNVNEKNDSMVLIEQNKSGFERPGDLEFEDYSQGINRTSSDSSLGTPKGPMDLLGKNRSKNFWLFSKKSKPMVTEDFGHLPPEQRRKRLQQKLEEICKELQKEVDQSEALGKMKDVYEKNPQMGDPASLASQISQTSQNIERLRGELSKYETWLAEAGGRGEMLRYKAHTFNNNGAHDLHSPDGAHSDESTPDASQAIYAEFDDDFEDEELTLPIGNCTAMYNFPGASEGTISMQEGEVLAVVEEDKGDGWTRVRRNNGDEGYIPTSYVTISLNK, translated from the exons ATGGACTGGGGCACGGAACTTTGG GACCAGTATGACATCATCGAGAAGCACACACAGTCTGGTctggagctggtggagaagTATGTGAAATTTGTGAAGGAGAGAACAGAGATTGAGCAGAACTATGCCAAACAACTGAG GAACCTTTCTAAGAAATATAATTCGAAACGGAGCAGCAAAGATGAACCAGACTGCCG GCTCTCCAGCTACCAGTCCTTTTTGGAcattctgaatgaaatgaacGACTTTGCGGGCCAGAGGGAGCTGATTGCCGAGAACATGATGATGAACATTTGCATCGACCTCACCAAGTACCTGCAGGAGCTCAAGCAGGAGCGAAAGTTG TATTTGATGGAGGccaagaaggcccagcagagttTGGAGAGCACCTACAAGCAGCTCGACAGT AGTAAAAAGCGCTTTGAGAGAGAGTGGCGAGAAGCGGAGCGAGCAGCGCAGTACGCCGACAAGACGGATCAGGACATAAACGCAACAAAGGCCGACGTTGAAAAA GCGAAACAACAGGCCCATATGAGAGCACACATCGCTGAGGAGTGCAAGAATGACTACGCCGCGCAGCTTCAGAAGTTCAACAAGGAGCAGAACCAGTTTTATTTTAGTGACATGCCGCAGATTTTTAAT AAATTGCAGGATCTGGATGAGAAGCGGGTGCGGAAGCTGGCTCAAGGCTACGTCTTGTTCTCCGACACAGAAAAACATGTGATGCCCATCATCGGCAAGTGCCTGGAGGGCATCACGAAAGCCGGCACCAACGTTAATGAGAAAAAC GACTCCATGGTTCTGATTGAGCAGAACAAGTCGGGCTTTGAGCGACCCGGAGATCTGGAGTTCGAGGACTACAGCCAGGGCATCAACAGGACCTCCTCGGACAGCAGCCTGGGGACACCCAAGGGTCCGATGGACCTTCTGGGAAAGAACAGAAGCAAAAACTTTTGGCTGTTTAGCAAAAAAAGCAAG CCCATGGTGACCGAGGACTTCGGCCATCTCCCACCAGAGCAACGTCGGAAAAGGTTACAGCAGAAACTTGAGGAAATCTGCAAGGAGCTACAGAAGGAAGTGGACCAGAG CGAGGCCTTGGGGAAGATGAAAGATGTTTACGAGAAGAATCCTCAAATGGGGGACCCAGCCAGTCTGGCATCCCAAATCAGCCAGACATCCCAGAATATAGAGCGACTCAGGGGAGAGCTCAGCAAGTATGAG ACGTGGCTTGCTGAGGCTGGAGGTCGAGGAGAGATGCTGCGTTACAAGGCCCACACCTTTAACAACAACGGAGCCCACGACCTTCACAG CCCTGATGGGGCTCACTCCGATGAAAGCACCCCGGACGCCTCTCAGGCCATCTACGCTGAGTTTGATGACGACTTCGAGGATGAGGAGCTGACGCTGCCCATCGGCAACTGCACGGCCATGTATAACTTTCCAG
- the trip10a gene encoding cdc42-interacting protein 4 homolog isoform X1: MDWGTELWDQYDIIEKHTQSGLELVEKYVKFVKERTEIEQNYAKQLRNLSKKYNSKRSSKDEPDCRLSSYQSFLDILNEMNDFAGQRELIAENMMMNICIDLTKYLQELKQERKLYLMEAKKAQQSLESTYKQLDSSKKRFEREWREAERAAQYADKTDQDINATKADVEKAKQQAHMRAHIAEECKNDYAAQLQKFNKEQNQFYFSDMPQIFNKLQDLDEKRVRKLAQGYVLFSDTEKHVMPIIGKCLEGITKAGTNVNEKNDSMVLIEQNKSGFERPGDLEFEDYSQGINRTSSDSSLGTPKGPMDLLGKNRSKNFWLFSKKSKLSSSTLPPFSNPPAPSPANGPPSPKFGRDPLSYCLKEINKTVKPRISSFRTLRRSPMVTEDFGHLPPEQRRKRLQQKLEEICKELQKEVDQSEALGKMKDVYEKNPQMGDPASLASQISQTSQNIERLRGELSKYETWLAEAGGRGEMLRYKAHTFNNNGAHDLHSPDGAHSDESTPDASQAIYAEFDDDFEDEELTLPIGNCTAMYNFPGASEGTISMQEGEVLAVVEEDKGDGWTRVRRNNGDEGYIPTSYVTISLNK; this comes from the exons ATGGACTGGGGCACGGAACTTTGG GACCAGTATGACATCATCGAGAAGCACACACAGTCTGGTctggagctggtggagaagTATGTGAAATTTGTGAAGGAGAGAACAGAGATTGAGCAGAACTATGCCAAACAACTGAG GAACCTTTCTAAGAAATATAATTCGAAACGGAGCAGCAAAGATGAACCAGACTGCCG GCTCTCCAGCTACCAGTCCTTTTTGGAcattctgaatgaaatgaacGACTTTGCGGGCCAGAGGGAGCTGATTGCCGAGAACATGATGATGAACATTTGCATCGACCTCACCAAGTACCTGCAGGAGCTCAAGCAGGAGCGAAAGTTG TATTTGATGGAGGccaagaaggcccagcagagttTGGAGAGCACCTACAAGCAGCTCGACAGT AGTAAAAAGCGCTTTGAGAGAGAGTGGCGAGAAGCGGAGCGAGCAGCGCAGTACGCCGACAAGACGGATCAGGACATAAACGCAACAAAGGCCGACGTTGAAAAA GCGAAACAACAGGCCCATATGAGAGCACACATCGCTGAGGAGTGCAAGAATGACTACGCCGCGCAGCTTCAGAAGTTCAACAAGGAGCAGAACCAGTTTTATTTTAGTGACATGCCGCAGATTTTTAAT AAATTGCAGGATCTGGATGAGAAGCGGGTGCGGAAGCTGGCTCAAGGCTACGTCTTGTTCTCCGACACAGAAAAACATGTGATGCCCATCATCGGCAAGTGCCTGGAGGGCATCACGAAAGCCGGCACCAACGTTAATGAGAAAAAC GACTCCATGGTTCTGATTGAGCAGAACAAGTCGGGCTTTGAGCGACCCGGAGATCTGGAGTTCGAGGACTACAGCCAGGGCATCAACAGGACCTCCTCGGACAGCAGCCTGGGGACACCCAAGGGTCCGATGGACCTTCTGGGAAAGAACAGAAGCAAAAACTTTTGGCTGTTTAGCAAAAAAAGCAAG CTCTCTTCCTCCACGCTCCCACCTTTCTCGAACCCTCCCGCCCCATCGCCTGCTAACGGACCCCCGTCCCCCAAGTTCGGCCGGGACCCCCTGTCGTACTGTTTGAAGGAGATCAATAAGACAGTCAAACCCAGAATCTCGTCCTTCCGGACACTCAGAAGATCG CCCATGGTGACCGAGGACTTCGGCCATCTCCCACCAGAGCAACGTCGGAAAAGGTTACAGCAGAAACTTGAGGAAATCTGCAAGGAGCTACAGAAGGAAGTGGACCAGAG CGAGGCCTTGGGGAAGATGAAAGATGTTTACGAGAAGAATCCTCAAATGGGGGACCCAGCCAGTCTGGCATCCCAAATCAGCCAGACATCCCAGAATATAGAGCGACTCAGGGGAGAGCTCAGCAAGTATGAG ACGTGGCTTGCTGAGGCTGGAGGTCGAGGAGAGATGCTGCGTTACAAGGCCCACACCTTTAACAACAACGGAGCCCACGACCTTCACAG CCCTGATGGGGCTCACTCCGATGAAAGCACCCCGGACGCCTCTCAGGCCATCTACGCTGAGTTTGATGACGACTTCGAGGATGAGGAGCTGACGCTGCCCATCGGCAACTGCACGGCCATGTATAACTTTCCAG